The following coding sequences lie in one Variovorax terrae genomic window:
- the moaE gene encoding molybdopterin synthase catalytic subunit MoaE, whose product MSAARVLITADDFNLADEVARLRAGDARVGAVCAFVGTVRDRNDGVGVASLELEHYPGMTEKAIEAMIDEAHRRFDILAARVIHRIGLLQPQDQIVLVAVTSPHRGESFQACEFLMDYLKTQAPFWKKEQTPAGARWVDARQSDDEAMKRWQESRPGAG is encoded by the coding sequence ATGTCTGCTGCCCGCGTCCTGATCACCGCTGACGACTTCAATCTCGCCGACGAGGTGGCCCGGCTGCGCGCCGGCGACGCGCGGGTGGGCGCCGTCTGCGCGTTCGTCGGCACGGTGCGCGACCGCAATGACGGCGTGGGCGTGGCCAGCCTGGAGCTCGAACACTACCCCGGCATGACCGAGAAGGCCATCGAGGCCATGATCGACGAGGCGCATCGGCGCTTCGACATCCTGGCGGCGCGCGTGATCCACCGCATCGGCCTGCTGCAGCCGCAGGACCAGATCGTGCTGGTGGCCGTGACCTCGCCGCACCGGGGCGAGAGCTTCCAGGCCTGCGAGTTCCTGATGGACTACCTCAAGACCCAGGCCCCGTTCTGGAAGAAGGAGCAGACGCCGGCCGGCGCGCGCTGGGTCGATGCGCGCCAGAGCGACGACGAGGCCATGAAGCGGTGGCAGGAATCGCGGCCCGGCGCCGGCTGA